The DNA window CATATTGCGACACCGATTTCATCAGTCCGAGTGCCCGCTTCTGCCGATGTGCGCGGATGCCGTCCACACCTTCGGTTTCCTTGTCGCAACCGAAGTTGAGATAGCGGTTGAGCGCGGAGCGGTCATACTGCGGCATGGTCTCCAACGTGCTCTTTCCTGTCGCAATCGAAAGCATGGCTCGGAGCGCGTCTGCCTCGTAGGGGGTACATCCGCCAAGAAACTCCATGATGACTTGGGTTTTCCTTTGATTCCCGGATTTTGACTCTTTGGATTTGGTATCCGATGATTTGCCGGTCTTTCCTCCCGGCGTGGTTGTTATGTCTGTCGGCATAGTCTTTAATGATTTGATTTGTGAGGGTTAAAGAGGCTTCTTGTTCGCGAGATAGCGGGCGGCTTCGGCGTCTATTTCGTCCTGCGAGGATATGCGGACGCTCTTGAGGTATGCGTCGAGGTCATCGGGGTCGAAGAAGCATATCTTTCCGCTCGGCTTGTACATGGGGATTACGCGCCGCATCATCATCTTGCGGAAGTACGACAGGGAGAAGCCGAGATAGTCTGCGGCTTCCTGAGAGTTGAGAAGTTTTCGTTTAGTCTGCATCGACAAAAGTTTTTTAGTTGATATTCTTTGTTTTTAGAATGTGCTGATTGATAGACTTGTCAGCCTTTTGATTCCGATGCAAAATTACAGCCGTCCCCGTGTGGCACAATGTGGGTCTCACGGGG is part of the Duncaniella dubosii genome and encodes:
- a CDS encoding helix-turn-helix domain-containing protein is translated as MQTKRKLLNSQEAADYLGFSLSYFRKMMMRRVIPMYKPSGKICFFDPDDLDAYLKSVRISSQDEIDAEAARYLANKKPL